The following proteins are co-located in the Methanobacterium aggregans genome:
- a CDS encoding ABC transporter permease, whose protein sequence is MKIMALAKKESQDILKNKIYLMVIVVQVFIILGAFGLAFMSSVVSDPALLDDYGPSKALKVGISEDLRNSTLAEDLESQNVNLYYYKDLDQAKELLGTRLVAVIEVSPQPEQNVTVDFNTANVFYPVISTKVSNAIVKFKTDKRLESAGLNSSQIQKVENMVNLNVVPVNEKESSGLALNSPYFVEIMYGFLVPFILLLPLFLASNIVTDSIVGERERKTFEVLLMAPISNTMVIFGKTLPILSFALLQSMAWIFLLDLLRVPIYNTLTLFFILLFIGLGFISIGIIISMFVDSTKEANSAITIVLVFATFILFMPLFIKAPYFEVILNFIPTVLMVKLASTPVLNFKTLLYAAPTVIIAVVLFLLTVRYFRHERAIRL, encoded by the coding sequence ATGAAAATAATGGCCCTTGCAAAAAAAGAATCCCAGGATATACTTAAAAACAAGATATACCTCATGGTAATTGTTGTTCAGGTTTTCATAATCTTGGGTGCATTCGGTCTGGCATTCATGAGTTCCGTTGTATCGGATCCAGCACTTCTTGATGATTACGGTCCTAGCAAAGCTCTTAAGGTTGGAATTTCAGAGGATCTAAGGAATTCAACACTTGCAGAAGACCTTGAATCTCAGAATGTGAATCTTTACTACTACAAGGATCTGGATCAGGCCAAAGAACTTCTTGGAACCAGATTAGTGGCTGTTATTGAAGTTTCGCCCCAACCAGAACAGAACGTGACTGTTGATTTCAACACAGCCAATGTTTTCTATCCAGTTATTTCAACCAAGGTATCAAATGCCATCGTTAAATTTAAAACAGATAAGAGACTGGAATCTGCAGGACTCAACTCTTCACAGATCCAGAAGGTTGAGAACATGGTTAACTTAAACGTTGTACCTGTTAACGAGAAGGAAAGTTCTGGACTGGCACTCAACAGCCCCTACTTCGTTGAGATCATGTACGGATTCCTGGTACCCTTCATTCTTTTACTGCCCCTCTTCCTTGCAAGCAATATAGTAACAGACAGCATAGTGGGGGAACGTGAAAGAAAAACCTTTGAGGTTCTGTTAATGGCACCAATATCAAATACAATGGTAATTTTCGGGAAAACCTTACCAATCCTTTCTTTTGCACTGCTTCAAAGTATGGCCTGGATATTCCTACTTGACCTACTCCGGGTTCCAATATACAACACTCTAACCCTCTTTTTCATCCTGTTATTCATTGGATTAGGGTTTATAAGCATTGGAATAATTATATCCATGTTCGTTGACAGTACAAAGGAAGCAAACTCTGCAATAACAATTGTACTCGTATTTGCAACCTTCATCCTTTTCATGCCTCTCTTTATAAAGGCCCCCTACTTCGAAGTCATACTGAACTTCATACCAACGGTTTTAATGGTTAAACTCGCATCTACACCAGTATTAAACTTCAAAACACTATTATATGCAGCCCCAACAGTCATCATTGCAGTAGTTTTGTTTTTGTTAACTGTAAGGTACTTCAGGCATGAAAGGGCAATTAGGCTTTGA
- a CDS encoding ABC transporter ATP-binding protein yields the protein MDSKSTDSEKSSKNTFENIIEFRDVWKTYKMGDEEINALAGLNLSLKTGSFTAIMGPSGSGKSTLLHVAGILDMPTRGTFLLKGKETGKLSQKEQAMFRRREIGFVFQRFNLLPQLTALENVMLPMLKQDPSKAQSIMDKVGLEGKYSKLPSQLSGGEQQRVAIARALINDPSIILADEPTGELDTKNARIIMQTIQDLNKKEGVSVVIVTHNMESAEFADEIIQMRDGNMVG from the coding sequence ATGGATTCTAAAAGTACAGACTCTGAAAAATCTTCAAAAAACACCTTTGAAAATATAATAGAATTCAGGGACGTTTGGAAGACTTACAAGATGGGTGATGAGGAAATAAATGCCCTTGCAGGATTAAACCTTTCCCTAAAAACTGGTTCCTTCACAGCCATAATGGGGCCATCCGGTTCCGGTAAATCAACACTCCTGCACGTTGCAGGAATACTCGACATGCCCACAAGGGGGACATTCCTCCTCAAGGGAAAGGAAACAGGCAAACTCTCTCAAAAAGAACAGGCAATGTTTCGAAGAAGAGAGATAGGTTTTGTTTTTCAACGTTTCAACCTTCTACCCCAGTTAACGGCCCTGGAGAATGTGATGCTGCCAATGCTTAAACAGGATCCTTCAAAAGCCCAGAGCATCATGGATAAAGTTGGGCTTGAGGGAAAATACTCCAAACTTCCATCACAGCTTTCTGGTGGTGAACAGCAGAGGGTGGCAATTGCAAGGGCTCTTATAAATGATCCGTCCATAATACTTGCAGATGAACCCACAGGAGAACTGGACACCAAAAATGCACGAATCATAATGCAGACAATCCAAGATCTGAATAAAAAGGAAGGAGTAAGCGTTGTAATCGTAACCCACAACATGGAATCTGCAGAATTTGCAGATGAAATCATCCAGATGAGGGATGGAAATATGGTTGGATAA
- a CDS encoding ABC transporter permease: MGLYKLSLKNIRRRKLRSALTMLGIVIGVATLVLLIGFGSGMTSYMKEKTNAMGGDLSIVNSTGGAFMGSTGDSYLSSEAVSKIKNMSQLYNIKEETQFTTTMNRTPLMVVGLNDWTQVNVSGTTGVVINKELMDTFGYKIGSNITIKDKKFTVTGTTSEGVGMGVVIMDVDKALPLNNNKVSTITANVKGDPETVKSAVESQVDGTTALTKSDFTKQIDEMMSGLLLFIGAIASIGLIVGLISIVNIMLVNVTERTKEIGVLKAIGFTNREVLGSILTEAGLLGFIGAVIGVVVAAALLELAIILFSQQIGMEGITLSYMLPLWLVGVVIVGATVLSILAGLYPAWRASRLNVVDALRNE; the protein is encoded by the coding sequence ATGGGACTCTACAAACTATCACTGAAAAACATTCGACGAAGAAAACTCAGAAGTGCCCTGACCATGCTTGGAATTGTCATAGGTGTTGCAACCCTGGTACTTCTCATAGGATTTGGCTCCGGAATGACATCTTACATGAAGGAGAAGACCAATGCAATGGGTGGAGACCTTTCCATAGTTAACAGCACTGGTGGGGCCTTCATGGGATCCACAGGTGATTCATATCTAAGTTCAGAGGCTGTTTCAAAGATAAAGAACATGTCTCAGCTTTACAACATCAAGGAAGAAACCCAGTTCACAACCACCATGAACAGAACGCCCTTGATGGTGGTGGGGCTCAACGACTGGACTCAGGTCAATGTCAGCGGAACCACAGGTGTTGTCATCAACAAGGAGCTCATGGATACATTTGGATACAAAATTGGAAGCAATATAACCATCAAAGACAAGAAATTCACTGTAACTGGAACAACCAGTGAAGGCGTTGGAATGGGGGTGGTTATCATGGACGTTGACAAGGCCCTTCCACTCAACAACAACAAGGTTTCAACCATAACAGCAAATGTTAAAGGCGATCCAGAAACAGTTAAGAGTGCTGTGGAAAGCCAGGTTGATGGCACAACTGCCCTTACAAAATCAGACTTCACAAAACAGATAGATGAGATGATGAGTGGACTTTTACTGTTCATAGGTGCAATAGCCAGCATAGGATTGATAGTTGGACTCATAAGTATAGTTAACATCATGCTGGTTAACGTAACAGAACGAACTAAGGAAATTGGAGTATTAAAAGCCATAGGATTCACAAACAGGGAAGTACTGGGCAGTATACTCACAGAGGCGGGACTCTTAGGATTTATAGGTGCGGTCATAGGTGTTGTTGTTGCTGCAGCCCTTCTTGAACTTGCAATAATACTCTTCTCCCAGCAGATAGGTATGGAGGGTATCACACTGTCCTATATGCTTCCATTATGGCTTGTTGGAGTTGTGATAGTTGGTGCCACTGTATTGAGTATCTTAGCAGGTCTTTATCCTGCATGGCGCGCTTCAAGGCTGAACGTTGTTGATGCACTGAGGAATGAATGA
- a CDS encoding helix-turn-helix transcriptional regulator, giving the protein MKTKIKEYRKELKMTQEELADMVDVSRQTIVSLERGKYNPSLILAYKITKALKKEHIEDVFDLEA; this is encoded by the coding sequence ATGAAAACCAAAATAAAAGAATACAGAAAAGAGCTTAAAATGACTCAGGAGGAGTTGGCAGACATGGTTGATGTGAGCAGGCAAACCATAGTGTCTCTGGAACGTGGTAAATATAACCCGTCCCTAATTCTGGCTTATAAAATAACCAAAGCACTTAAAAAAGAGCACATAGAGGATGTCTTTGATCTGGAAGCATAG
- a CDS encoding ABC transporter permease, with protein sequence MNFTTIAKWEFKGILSSRKFLMIFLLQISVLLLMIVVFNSFVANMESEEGISITPSLSGFASLDVHDESGLFIDRINPEILDIIRSDYNNSIKRVERGRTTGFLMVPDDAAASINIMEPVTLNLYLDYSDPKSVVVLDEVNSTSRIMSTAITASWVNSLSPQNTSTQNFKQQSSGESLPLQIINKVMIAIILFLPILLFGNIIMDSVVGEKERKTAEILIAMPMSHADIIIGKSIASILLIALQVVIWITILLLAGFGIKNPLMVYAFILMASVPIVGITTALSVYAKNYKEAGIGISILYIGVAGFLAVPALAYLSTRSTLANISPMTIVMRLFSGDVIPIGDYAVTVLFAFIFSVLSYGIAVKLFRRDDVVFGPRPGILRLLWDLISFKKV encoded by the coding sequence ATGAATTTCACAACCATAGCCAAATGGGAGTTTAAGGGAATCCTTTCAAGCAGAAAATTCCTCATGATATTCCTCCTCCAGATTTCCGTCCTTCTCCTAATGATAGTTGTCTTCAACTCCTTCGTTGCGAACATGGAATCTGAAGAGGGAATTTCAATCACACCTTCACTTTCAGGATTCGCATCCCTTGATGTTCATGATGAATCTGGACTCTTCATAGATAGAATAAATCCTGAAATACTGGATATAATCAGATCTGATTATAATAACTCCATAAAAAGAGTAGAAAGGGGGAGAACAACTGGGTTTCTCATGGTTCCAGATGATGCTGCAGCAAGTATAAATATAATGGAGCCCGTAACCTTGAACCTCTACCTGGACTACAGTGATCCGAAAAGTGTTGTTGTACTGGATGAAGTTAATTCAACCTCCAGGATCATGTCCACAGCCATCACAGCATCATGGGTGAATTCCCTAAGCCCTCAAAACACATCAACACAGAACTTTAAACAGCAATCATCTGGTGAGTCCTTACCCCTGCAGATAATAAACAAGGTCATGATAGCCATCATACTATTCCTTCCAATCCTTCTTTTTGGAAACATCATAATGGACAGCGTGGTGGGTGAAAAAGAGCGTAAAACTGCTGAAATATTGATAGCAATGCCCATGTCACATGCAGATATCATAATTGGAAAGAGCATAGCATCCATTCTTTTAATAGCTCTACAGGTTGTGATATGGATAACAATTCTTTTGCTAGCCGGATTTGGGATAAAAAATCCTTTAATGGTATACGCTTTCATATTGATGGCTTCGGTACCTATAGTTGGTATAACAACAGCTCTATCTGTATATGCAAAGAATTACAAGGAAGCAGGCATTGGAATAAGTATCCTTTACATTGGGGTAGCGGGATTTCTTGCAGTACCTGCTCTGGCCTATCTATCAACCAGATCCACTCTTGCAAACATATCTCCAATGACCATAGTCATGAGACTCTTCTCGGGTGATGTCATACCCATAGGGGATTACGCTGTTACAGTTTTATTCGCATTTATATTCAGTGTTCTATCCTATGGGATTGCAGTGAAACTCTTCAGGAGGGACGATGTTGTATTTGGACCTCGTCCCGGAATTTTAAGGCTGCTATGGGATCTGATCAGCTTTAAAAAGGTTTGA
- a CDS encoding ABC transporter ATP-binding protein: MGSEDVMIKIDSLTKSFGRIKALNDLNLEIGRGELLGIIGSNGAGKTTAIRIICCVLKPDSGDVVVDGHSIHTDPIKIKSMIGYLPEEPNLYERFKARELLRYFAELYGVPKGEIEPRIEELLELVGMSDRADDKINTFSKGLRQRVGIARALIHDPPIIIFDEPTMGLDPATANTIRGFIRKLKGDKTIILCTHYMDEAESLCDRVAIVNKGQIIDMGTPDYLESKVHGDIILKVKVNNPKSIDENSIRSFSSVDSLSIHGNEFSVSLNSRKDISRIVDVFGEELVSVNTKEPTLEDVFINTVK, from the coding sequence ATGGGCTCAGAAGATGTAATGATAAAAATAGATTCCCTTACAAAGTCATTCGGCAGAATAAAAGCGCTTAATGATTTAAATCTTGAGATAGGTAGGGGTGAGCTTCTTGGAATAATAGGGTCCAATGGGGCGGGTAAAACCACTGCAATCAGGATAATCTGTTGCGTACTCAAACCAGACTCTGGTGATGTTGTGGTTGACGGTCACAGCATCCACACAGATCCAATAAAGATAAAATCCATGATAGGATACCTGCCAGAGGAACCCAACCTCTATGAACGCTTCAAGGCAAGGGAGCTTTTAAGGTACTTTGCGGAACTTTACGGAGTTCCAAAGGGGGAAATAGAACCCCGGATAGAGGAGCTTCTGGAACTTGTGGGGATGAGTGACAGGGCTGATGACAAGATAAACACCTTCTCAAAGGGGCTTCGTCAGAGAGTGGGCATTGCAAGGGCTCTGATACATGATCCTCCAATTATAATCTTTGATGAACCTACCATGGGCCTGGATCCCGCCACTGCAAACACGATCAGGGGCTTTATAAGAAAGCTCAAGGGTGATAAAACCATAATCCTCTGCACCCATTACATGGATGAAGCAGAATCCCTATGCGACAGGGTTGCAATCGTTAACAAGGGTCAGATAATAGATATGGGAACTCCGGACTACCTTGAATCCAAGGTACATGGGGATATAATCCTCAAGGTCAAGGTCAACAATCCCAAATCAATCGATGAGAATAGTATCAGAAGTTTCAGCTCTGTTGATTCTCTCTCAATTCATGGAAACGAGTTTTCAGTATCACTCAACTCAAGAAAGGATATTTCACGAATAGTAGATGTTTTCGGTGAAGAACTGGTATCTGTAAATACCAAGGAACCCACACTGGAAGATGTATTCATAAACACTGTTAAATAG
- a CDS encoding cadmium resistance transporter produces MEIIAMILVAISAFVATNIDDLFVLMLFFAAGKHEKNSIVIGQYLGFLSLVLISSTAYFLQFIVPSYFISLLGIFPVLIGFKKLLDVKNHENMEREGPALKNDSSSGSWRNVFQVAVVTFTNGGDNLGVYAPLFAGMETGQILIVSMLFMVMVGIWCILASLMVGNRFLGNKIDKYGHIILPFVLIALGFMILAGGIMEFL; encoded by the coding sequence ATGGAAATTATTGCTATGATTTTAGTTGCAATTTCAGCCTTCGTGGCAACCAACATCGATGATTTATTTGTTTTGATGCTCTTTTTCGCAGCAGGAAAACATGAAAAAAACTCCATCGTTATTGGACAGTACCTGGGATTTTTATCTCTTGTATTGATAAGCAGCACAGCTTATTTCCTCCAGTTCATTGTTCCATCCTACTTCATCAGCCTTCTTGGAATTTTCCCAGTTTTAATAGGATTTAAAAAACTTCTGGATGTAAAGAATCATGAGAACATGGAAAGGGAGGGCCCTGCTTTGAAAAATGATTCTTCTTCAGGTTCATGGAGAAACGTTTTTCAAGTTGCAGTTGTGACCTTTACTAACGGTGGGGATAATTTGGGGGTTTACGCACCCCTCTTTGCAGGTATGGAAACAGGTCAGATCCTCATTGTAAGCATGCTTTTCATGGTTATGGTGGGAATATGGTGTATTTTAGCCAGTTTAATGGTTGGAAACAGATTTTTAGGAAATAAAATAGATAAATACGGTCATATAATATTGCCATTTGTTTTAATAGCTTTAGGTTTCATGATACTTGCAGGTGGAATTATGGAGTTTTTGTGA
- a CDS encoding molybdopterin molybdotransferase MoeA: MFLSELISVKKAFNIINPLNPVDIEEITLEEAYRRVLAEDVKSLLSSPPFDRSAMDGYAIQAEDTFGFSESQPAHLRIVDRIGAGQMSNVTLQSGEAVKIATGAPIPSGANTVVMEEYTVEDGDELDVEMSLPPGENVSLSGEDIKKGDKVLKVGQILRPQDLAIIASSGYDSVKVFRKPKIGVIITGSELVSPRSELKGAEIINSNHYTVKALVESTLALPTLTHCVDDEELVEETMMQMLETHDAVITTGGTAISKGDVVVDVADKLGDVLIHGVAVRPGKPFGFAKIQGKPVFMLSGYPVATMVQFDVFVRQALEMIQGIHREFPVVRMKAGRKIPSSLGRTDYIRAKTDGETVSPLKISGSGIIRSMVESDSYVLIEENLEGLEKGENCGVIMYDSLRL; this comes from the coding sequence ATGTTTCTATCTGAATTAATATCTGTGAAAAAAGCCTTCAATATCATAAACCCCTTAAACCCCGTTGATATTGAAGAAATAACCCTTGAAGAGGCTTACAGGAGAGTGCTTGCAGAGGATGTGAAATCCCTTCTATCTTCACCTCCATTTGACAGATCAGCAATGGACGGTTATGCAATACAGGCTGAAGACACCTTTGGATTTTCAGAAAGCCAGCCTGCACACCTGAGGATAGTGGACAGGATTGGAGCAGGGCAGATGTCAAATGTTACACTGCAAAGCGGTGAAGCCGTTAAAATTGCAACAGGTGCCCCAATACCCAGCGGAGCTAACACTGTGGTTATGGAGGAGTACACTGTTGAAGATGGAGATGAACTTGACGTGGAAATGTCCTTACCCCCTGGAGAGAATGTAAGTCTCTCTGGAGAGGACATAAAGAAAGGAGACAAGGTTTTAAAAGTAGGACAGATTTTAAGACCCCAGGACCTTGCAATAATTGCATCATCAGGATACGACTCTGTTAAGGTATTCAGAAAGCCCAAAATTGGAGTTATAATCACCGGGAGCGAGCTGGTATCTCCAAGATCAGAGCTAAAGGGTGCAGAAATTATAAATTCCAATCATTACACTGTTAAGGCCCTTGTTGAAAGTACGCTGGCCCTTCCAACCCTCACACACTGCGTGGACGATGAAGAGCTTGTTGAGGAGACCATGATGCAGATGCTTGAAACCCATGACGCTGTGATAACAACTGGAGGAACCGCAATAAGTAAGGGAGACGTGGTTGTGGATGTTGCAGATAAACTGGGAGACGTTTTGATACATGGAGTTGCAGTGCGGCCTGGAAAACCCTTCGGATTTGCAAAAATTCAGGGTAAACCTGTTTTTATGCTTTCAGGTTATCCTGTGGCCACAATGGTCCAGTTCGATGTTTTTGTAAGGCAGGCGCTGGAGATGATCCAGGGAATACACAGGGAGTTCCCAGTTGTTAGGATGAAGGCTGGAAGGAAGATACCATCAAGCCTTGGAAGAACAGATTACATCCGGGCAAAAACTGATGGAGAAACTGTAAGTCCCCTTAAAATAAGTGGTTCTGGCATCATCAGGTCAATGGTTGAATCTGATTCCTACGTTTTGATAGAAGAAAACCTTGAAGGTCTTGAAAAGGGTGAGAATTGCGGGGTCATAATGTATGATTCGTTAAGGCTTTAA
- a CDS encoding site-2 protease family protein produces the protein MNALWYYAIGFVLVWVLALLFRKQLKIDIHGPLLMRRTKRLRGFIDSVAQKSPRFWRWSMNIGIPVSVFFMGLMLYGIIMSIQLMFQTPTVGIVLPGVDIPGSPIYVPLGYGIIAMAVLMVVHEFGHGILARVEGVRIDSIGVLLLAVLPGAFVEPNEEDVGKSSRMSKLRIYTAGSMFNVGTAIVAFLIVMALSTFVIAPSFHSDGMQITSVVPGSPSVGTLTEGMVIQSINGYSTSNVAEYYKAINHTKIGSTLTFNTDKGVYTVKAGVSPSNSSKAYIGIRSQEYLVVNSGVSDTFGNLVPWIVFPLKELFYWIFLLNLLVGTFNLLPMKPLDGGLILEEILSYKLSEKHVHLIMSNMSWILIAVVLVLVVYGTVPGIMKMVGA, from the coding sequence TTGAACGCTTTATGGTATTACGCTATTGGATTTGTTCTTGTATGGGTCTTGGCCCTTTTGTTCAGGAAACAGTTGAAGATCGACATACACGGCCCCTTACTCATGCGACGAACCAAACGATTAAGGGGTTTTATTGATTCTGTTGCCCAGAAATCTCCCAGATTCTGGCGATGGAGTATGAACATTGGAATACCCGTTTCTGTCTTTTTCATGGGACTCATGCTCTACGGAATCATAATGTCCATTCAGTTGATGTTTCAGACACCAACAGTCGGTATAGTGCTTCCTGGAGTGGATATTCCCGGTTCTCCAATTTACGTACCTCTGGGTTATGGAATCATTGCTATGGCGGTTCTTATGGTGGTTCACGAGTTCGGCCATGGTATCCTTGCACGTGTTGAAGGGGTTCGAATAGATTCAATAGGTGTTTTACTCCTTGCAGTACTCCCAGGAGCATTCGTGGAGCCAAACGAGGAAGACGTTGGAAAAAGCAGTAGGATGTCAAAGCTGAGGATATACACAGCAGGTTCCATGTTTAACGTAGGAACTGCCATTGTAGCTTTTCTCATAGTCATGGCGTTAAGCACTTTCGTCATTGCCCCCTCGTTCCACAGCGATGGAATGCAGATAACTAGTGTTGTTCCAGGAAGTCCCTCAGTTGGTACCCTGACAGAGGGGATGGTGATCCAAAGCATCAACGGTTATTCCACCAGCAACGTGGCAGAGTATTACAAAGCCATCAACCACACAAAAATAGGAAGCACATTAACCTTCAATACAGATAAAGGTGTTTACACAGTTAAAGCAGGTGTTAGTCCAAGTAATTCCAGCAAAGCCTACATTGGAATAAGGAGTCAAGAATATCTGGTTGTTAACAGTGGAGTTTCGGATACATTTGGAAATCTGGTACCCTGGATCGTTTTCCCACTGAAGGAACTTTTCTACTGGATATTTCTGCTGAACCTGCTTGTGGGAACCTTCAACCTGCTTCCAATGAAACCCCTTGATGGTGGATTGATACTTGAAGAAATCTTAAGCTACAAGCTCTCAGAAAAACATGTTCATTTGATAATGTCCAACATGTCATGGATCCTTATAGCAGTGGTTTTGGTGCTGGTAGTGTACGGAACAGTACCGGGAATAATGAAGATGGTTGGAGCTTAA
- a CDS encoding DsrH/TusB family sulfur metabolism protein: protein MHVGFIVTRTTGEAGFETFLNLANIYVARDEITLYLIGNGVYCARKGHKSGLSPKIVENSRVKALLDDLTARGIKEDQILEGVKIMQGYHEMVHEIMEELDQVLSF from the coding sequence ATGCACGTTGGATTCATAGTAACCAGAACAACCGGAGAAGCAGGTTTTGAAACCTTTTTAAACCTTGCAAATATTTACGTTGCAAGGGATGAGATAACCCTCTACTTAATTGGAAATGGAGTTTACTGTGCAAGGAAGGGGCATAAATCTGGTCTTTCACCCAAGATAGTAGAAAATTCCAGGGTTAAGGCACTGCTGGATGACTTAACTGCACGTGGAATCAAAGAGGATCAGATCTTGGAAGGGGTTAAAATTATGCAAGGTTACCATGAAATGGTTCATGAGATAATGGAGGAACTGGATCAGGTTCTGAGTTTCTAA
- a CDS encoding (Fe-S)-binding protein, whose product MKVDMEDIRYTLFSEAPLVGEVTIKSIRPCVVAENMVRVLMQFDKEIGQVIPSLVTKYPPGKVNYLEKKNVLTLSIHQRLVTLYPSGKVSMNKTVDKEEAIHVIKDVAGVINETYLEIQGKNRTNPQKIRKKLSKLGPLAIYDCLPKTNCQLCGEVTCMAFALKLLSGDVELPLCTELFEPWNTSKVQCLEEVLGLEMMQSMGWKP is encoded by the coding sequence ATGAAGGTGGATATGGAAGATATCAGGTACACACTATTTTCTGAGGCTCCACTCGTTGGAGAGGTTACCATAAAAAGTATAAGGCCATGTGTGGTGGCTGAAAACATGGTCCGGGTACTCATGCAATTTGATAAGGAAATTGGCCAGGTTATTCCCTCTCTTGTAACTAAATATCCTCCTGGAAAGGTTAACTACCTGGAAAAAAAGAACGTTCTCACACTATCCATACATCAGCGCCTTGTAACTCTTTATCCCTCTGGAAAGGTGAGTATGAACAAAACAGTTGACAAAGAAGAGGCCATTCATGTGATCAAAGATGTTGCAGGGGTTATAAACGAAACCTACCTTGAGATTCAGGGAAAAAACAGGACTAACCCCCAAAAAATCCGCAAAAAGCTCTCAAAACTGGGGCCCCTTGCAATCTACGACTGCCTTCCCAAGACCAACTGTCAGCTGTGTGGGGAGGTCACCTGTATGGCTTTCGCACTTAAACTACTCTCTGGAGATGTTGAACTCCCTTTATGCACGGAACTCTTCGAACCATGGAACACATCGAAGGTTCAATGCCTTGAGGAAGTTCTGGGCCTGGAGATGATGCAGAGCATGGGATGGAAACCTTAA
- a CDS encoding DsrE family protein: MDHVIIIIDKAPYGWEDAFSGVYIAIACLNRELNADVLLTGDGVYAALEGQKPEETIKYPCVEDLTYLIFPEGNLFVHKKSMEDRGIIEDDLVEAAQSVDDEELYEIIKSKTHGTSFLKI; this comes from the coding sequence ATGGATCACGTGATTATAATAATAGACAAGGCACCTTACGGTTGGGAAGATGCATTCAGCGGGGTTTACATTGCAATTGCATGTCTAAACAGGGAACTGAATGCAGATGTTCTGCTTACAGGGGATGGAGTTTACGCTGCACTGGAAGGTCAGAAACCTGAAGAAACCATCAAATACCCCTGTGTGGAGGATTTAACCTATCTGATATTTCCTGAAGGAAATTTATTCGTTCATAAAAAATCAATGGAGGATAGGGGAATAATTGAGGATGATCTGGTTGAGGCAGCTCAATCCGTGGATGATGAAGAACTCTACGAGATAATTAAATCTAAAACCCATGGAACATCATTTTTAAAGATCTGA
- a CDS encoding DsrE/DsrF/TusD sulfur relay family protein produces the protein MTIILTEGPYRSQYADIAYNMAKSALKMGYGVNMFLYMDATHIPKKEQNPHSFPNVAHEFRKLIAMGADVRVCVRCATARGHSCTEKPYIKGVKITNVYDIPEWVKESDKVISLG, from the coding sequence ATGACAATCATCTTGACTGAGGGACCTTACCGCTCACAATACGCTGATATTGCATACAACATGGCGAAAAGTGCCCTTAAAATGGGATACGGGGTTAACATGTTTCTTTACATGGATGCAACACACATCCCTAAAAAAGAACAGAATCCCCATTCATTTCCCAACGTTGCACATGAATTCCGAAAACTCATCGCAATGGGGGCAGATGTGAGGGTTTGCGTTAGATGTGCAACTGCAAGGGGACACAGCTGCACAGAAAAACCCTACATAAAAGGTGTTAAAATAACCAACGTCTACGACATACCTGAATGGGTTAAAGAAAGTGATAAGGTGATCAGTCTGGGGTGA